In Tubulanus polymorphus chromosome 2, tnTubPoly1.2, whole genome shotgun sequence, a single window of DNA contains:
- the LOC141899202 gene encoding sperm flagellar protein 2-like, whose protein sequence is KDFMEYLRRPDSKQEFVKQWQDEYNSVADDTRNDDETRCELHECVDDLRERLWSICDERKQQAEDERTTTINDGWLDDRLGILSNHYITLIQAELDRFQDTTRLLKDYYRGMDGLIPDELKDEYSRIPLIELPVIERADSPAKSVTTETAADVDEMGSRGKSITPSAGAPPAANKRKSKETPEPQTDTAAIEESKPRIPLVPRRPVSPDPNAPAAQGKASKDKEKKKKQGDELETPPPPGDADEKLMFDAYWTAIQAIHSMMSIEQAAREAEEEAEKLRELEKQKDAEKASAAKKGGKDGGKGGKGGKKSRSPSPKKGKKEAAAAAAAAAAAEPVSSTTPVEEESEEEKAKKELKERKTQEYYFCLNEECDSCKVRLELIKCRGFSVLQDLKSKADLTFKSMNDWLGARFLKEMESIDYLSEVMRHHIESGERIDFELRLDQQDFMFNTDLKVIETPSPEPPATPIEQPMMEIFTVDQLVLLYKQFSLVAPEGVLSTKAFIDMIQDMTTLTHGMETLPDVWLNITPNQLQDIAAMISPDSEYIDWRAFLLTISQPLSRPTQTQLLQSLNCYKQMDQKNTGFVTREQFETVEFWFSQDIEVQPGEYDRLAHLKRALFDFFADHSSEPSKLDYVDMLMYFAVAPDSHEGFLRALTVAVGSHIPRLAKKQQTTAGDITDEDEMNPAAAAVSMAPASLIDEEIPASDAKVPMESLLRVFHHGERHRGDSHRFAVTSDPEDTMSKERIAGVYQELDSESCKPVLYSTLIEHPVIQDILSRFHRFKAPEIKQIISSQVVDNTDSQSMKTID, encoded by the exons gaaGGATTTTATGGAATATTTGCGACGTCCCGACAGTAAACAAGAGTTTGTTAAACAGTGGCAAGAT GAATATAACAGTGTAGCAGATGATACTCGTAACGATGATGAAACTCGGTGTGAATTACACGAATGTGTCGATGATTTACGAGAACGTTTGTGGTCAATTTGTGACGAGAGAAAACAACAAGCAGAAGATGAACGAACGACAACAATCAACGACGGTTGGTTAGACGATAGATTAGGTATCCTTAGCAACCATTATATCACTCTAATACAG GCTGAACTAGACCGTTTCCAGGATACGACTAGATTATTGAAGGATTATTACCGAGGAATGGACGGACTGATTCCCGATGAATTAAAGGACGAATATTCCCGAATCCCTCTAATAGAGTTACCCGTTATAGAGAGAGCCGATTCACCTGCTAAAAGCGTAACCACGGAGACAGCAGCGGACGTAGACGAGATGGGATCTCGGGGTAAATCAATAACACCCTCCGCGGGGGCGCCACCTGCTGCTAATAAACGTAAGAGTAAAGAGACTCCTGAACCACAGACAGATACTGCGGCAATTGAGGAATCTAAACCCAG AATTCCACTGGTACCACGGCGACCTGTATCACCTGACCCCAACGCTCCCGCCGCTCAGGGTAAAGCTTCTAAAGATAaagagaaaaagaagaaacaaGGAGATGAATTAGAGACACCaccgccccctggtgacgCTGATGAGAAACTAATGTTTGATGCTTATTGGACAGCGATTCAAGCAATACATTCAATG ATGTCAATTGAACAAGCGGCTCGTGAAGCTGAGGAAGAGGCTGAAAAACTACGcgaattagaaaaacaaaaagatgCTGAAAAAGCATCAGCTGCAAAAAAAGGAGGAAAAGATGGAGGTAAAGGAGGCAAAGGAGGAAAGAAAAGTAGGAGTCCATCTCCGAAAAAAGGGAAGAAAgaggcagcagcagcagcagcagcagcagcagcagcagaaccAGTTAGTTCAACTACTCCAGTCG AGGAGGAAAGTGAAGAAGAGAAGGCAAAgaaggaattaaaagaaaggAAAACACAAGAATACTATTTCTGTTTGAATGAAGAAT GTGACTCGTGTAAAGTGAGATTAGAATTGATTAAATGTCGAGGATTCTCTGTACTACAggatttaaaatcaaaagctgatctaacatttaaatctatgaATGATTGGTTAGGAGCTCGATTCCTTAAAGAAATGGAAAG TATTGATTATCTATCTGAAGTAATGAGACACCATATTGAATCTGGAGAACGAATTGATTTCGAACTTCGACTCGATCAACAGGATTTCATGTTTAATACT GATTTGAAAGTGATTGAAACCCCGAGTCCAGAGCCACCGGCGACACCTATTGAGCAACCAATGAtggaaatatttacagttgaCCAATTAGTGTTACTGTATAAACAG TTCTCATTAGTGGCACCAGAGGGCGTTCTATCTACGAAGGCTTTCATTGATATGATTCAAGATATGACAACATTAACACATGGAATGGAAACACTACCTGATGTTTGGTTGAATATTACACCAAATcaa TTACAGGATATAGCTGCTATGATATCACCGGATAGTGAATATATCGATTGGAGAGCGTTTTTACTGACAATAAGTCAACCATTGAGTCGTCCAACACAAACTCAATTACTACAATCTCTAAACTGTTATAAACAAATGGATCAGAAAAATACTGGATTTGTGACGAGGGAACAATTTGAAACG gttGAATTCTGGTTTTCTCAGGATATCGAAGTCCAACCGGGTGAATACGATCGTTTAGCTCATTTAAAACGAGcactttttgatttttttgccGACCATTCGAGCGAACCTTCTAAACTTGATTACGTCGATATG TTGATGTATTTTGCTGTTGCTCCCGATTCACACGAAGGATTTTTAAGAGCGTTGACCGTAGCAGTTGGATCTCATATTCCTAGATTGGCTAAAAAACAACAAACCAC AGCTGGTGATATCACTGATGAAGATGAGATGaatcctgctgctgctgctgtttccATGGCACCTGCTTCACTAATAGATGAAGAAATTCCAGCATCTGATGCTAAAGTTCCGATGGAATCTTTATTGCGG GTGTTTCATCACGGAGAGCGTCACCGTGGCGACAGTCATCGCTTCGCCGTTACTTCAGATCCAGAAGATACGATGTCTAAA GAGCGTATAGCTGGTGTGTATCAGGAATTAGATTCTGAAAGTTGTAAACCAGTTCTCTATTCAACACTCATTGAACATCCAGTTATTCAGGATATCTTAtctagatttcatagatttaaAGCTCCG gaAATAAAACAGATTATTTCTTCACAAGTTGTTGATAATACGGATTCACAGAGCATGAAAActattgattaa